Within Deltaproteobacteria bacterium, the genomic segment AGCCGTTCTGGCCGCGGTTTATACGGCCAAAGAAAATAACGGGATCGTCATTGCCGAAAGAAACCATCGGATGCCCTTCGTGCTGGGCACAACGATTCATGAAACCGATATCGATTTTATTGTCGACAGCGACTATGATCTGCCGCTCAGCCCGGTTAAGGAACCGGACGAACGGGCCAGAAAAATTGCCGACATCATCTCGGCGCTTTTTATCACCGATGGTTGTACCTTGCAGTATGGAATCGGAGAAGTACCGGAAGCGGTTACCGAAGCGATCATCCGAAAAGGGACCAAAGATCTCGGCATACGAACCGAGCTATTCTCCGACGCCATGCGAAAGCTGGTGGAAAACGACCTGGTGACTAACCGTTATCTGACCAACCGTTTTTCGATAGCCACCATTTTTCTTTCCGGCAGCCGGGAAGGGTACCATTGGTACGACAACAACAGTTCCCTGCAAAGCAGGCCTGCGGACCGGACCAACGGCATTCTTCATATTGCCTCGGAACATAAGATGGTAGCCATCAACAGCGCCATAGGGGTCGATCTTCACGGCAATATCTGGGCCGACTCTTTGCAAGCCCGAAACATTTACAGCGGTGTCGGAGGCCAGGCCGATTTTCTAAGGGGCGCCTATCTGTCCGAAGGAGGCGTTCCCATCATCGCCATGAAATCCACCACCCATGGTCTTTCAAAAATAGTCGACAAATCTCCCGAAGGAATCACAACCACGGCCATTCCGGCTGATCCGGTGGTCATCGTTACCGAATACGGCGCCTTTGATCCGAGAGGGCTCAGCATCACCGAACACGCCGTCGGAATAGCCTACCTGGCCGCTCCGGAGCATAGAGAAAAACTGCTCAGACATATTTTTGAGAGCAATGTTTTCAACAAGCCTGCCAGCGTCTTGCGAGGGGGAAGGCCTAAAGGATTTATCCCTTATGAAGCTATTTGAGTATTGGAAAGACAGGAAATGGCCTGAAATTCTAAACCTCCAATTGTGGCAAGAAGAACTTTCCAGAAAGCCATTCAATCTTAAACAAGCGGCTGAGTATCTGGGAATTTCTACGGTAACCATCAGACGTTGGGTAAAATCGGGGCGTTTATCCGCCTGTAAGGCAGGCTGGGCCTATATTTTTGAGGTTAAAGAACTGAAGGCTTTAAAAAAGCCCATCTCACCGCATCCCATCCTGGACCACTGGCCAGGGCTAAACCTTAACGGGGAAGAGAGGAGGCATTATGAAATTGGAAATTATTTCCCATGAACCGAAAGAAGTTTCTCGACCAACACCGATTCTTTTTGTCCACGGGGCCTGGCACGGGGCCTGGTGCTGGAAGGAAAACTTTTTGTCTTATTTCGCCGAGAAGGGATATAGCGCTCACGCCTTGAGTCTACGGGGGCATGGGAAGAGTGAGGGACCGGCCCATTACAGTCTGATGCGCATCGCGGATTATGTGGCGGACGTGGCCCAGGTGGTGGGCCAATTACTGGAAAAGCCGGTCCTGATCGGACATTCCATGGGCGGTCTGGTGGTCCAGAAATATTTGGAGGAGCAAACCGTTCCGGCGGCGGTGCTGCTGGCTTCGGTCCCGGTCAAAGGGGTGCTCCAAACGACCCTGCGGATCGCCCGTCGCCACCCGTTGGCTTTTTTAAAAGCCAATCTGTTCTGGAGCCTTTATCCGATTGTCGGCACGGCCGAACTCGCGCGGGAAGCCTTCTTCTCTGCGGACATCCCTCCTGATAGGCTCAATAAATATTTCAATCTTCTGCAGGATGAGTCTTATCTGGCCTTCCTGGACATGATGCTTTTCAACCTGCCCAATCCTGAAAAAGTCTCAACGGATTTGCTGATACTCGGGGCGGAGGACGACAGCATATTTCTCCCTGATGAAATTGAAGCTACGGCCAAGGCCTATAAGAAAAGGCCTGAAATCTTCAAAGGAATGGCCCATGATATGATGTTGGAAAATAAATGGCCGGCCGTAGCCGATCGAATAATCGAATGGCTTGGGGAAAAAGGAATATAGGGGAAAGGACCGTGCCCCTAAAGCTACCCCTTCTTCCCGAAGGAAAGGATTCGTTCCACCACGTCCGGGCCAACCCCTTCGTTGAGGTCGAATTCATGGCGCAGTCCGTCATGCAGGGACATTCCATCGGTAAATTCAAGCAGCCTTTTGTTAGCTCGGTTGCTGAACCAGGAGGTGGCCAGGATTGATCTGGCCAAAGACCCGATCTCGGCATCGAAATTTTCATCCGGTACGCATAGGTTGGCCAGACCCATGGCGACGGCCTCTTCTCCCGTAACTGTTTTAGTCGTAAACATCATCTCTTTGGCCTTGGCTATTCCCACCCGGCGCGGCAGTCGTTGACTCATCCCCCAAATCGGCGTCAAGGCCCACTTGCCATGGGTATCAGCGAACCGGGCCGATTGGGCGGCAAGGATGATATCGCCGGCCAGGGCCAGTTCCAGGGCGCCGGTATAGCAATGGCCGTGAACGGCGGCGATGACCGGCTGAGGAAGATTGGCCAGAAGGGTGACTGTTTCCGGTTGAAACCGCCGGCTTTCCGATTCCTCGCCGGCGCCGATGGCCGCCAGGTCATGACCGGCGGAAAAGCAACGCCCGTTGCCTCTCAGGACGACACAACCAATGGTGTCGAACTGTTTGGCCAGATCATCTACATGGGACCGAAGGTCCTTGAAAACTTCCAGATTCAAGGCGTTGAGCTTCTCCGGCCGGTTGAGCCTCAAGGTACAAAGCCCATTATCGTCATTGCGCAAAACCAATTCTCCCATAAAGGATCCCTTTCTTTATTTGCGATGGCAATCTTTAAAAAAATGTTGGGTAGGCGTTTTGCCGTATAGTCGATGATAGAGAACTTGGCCTTCCCTTTGAACTTTCAGCTTTGAGCCCCCTATCTTTCTCCTTGACCACATCTTCTTATCATTTTATAGTTTTTTATTCAAAAATAAAATAAATGGGGAAAACCATGGTCCCCCATCTCGATGCTGAGCGGATAAGCCAACTCTTTGGAAGGAGAATGATTGTGACTGAGCAAAAGGCAACCAACGTTATCTGGCATGAACATCTGGTCAAGAGGGAAGATCGCGAAACCCTTCTCGGGCAGCAAGGTGTACTACTATGGTTCACCGGTCTGTCCGCCAGTGGAAAGTCGACGATAGCCAATGAGGTTGCTTTTCAACTTCATCGAAGAGGAAAATTGACTTACTTATTGGACGGTGATAACGTGCGACACGGTCTGAACAAAAATCTCGGGTTTTCACCGGCGGATCGTGAAGAGAACATCCGCCGGGTTTCCGAAGTAGGAAAACTCTTTGTCGATGCGGGTATAATCACTTTTACCGCGTTTATATCTCCTTATCGGAAAGATAGGGATGACGCGAGAGCCCTTTTCAGAGAAAACCGATTCGTAGAAGTTTACATGAAGGCTTCGGTTGAGACCTGCGAAGGCAGAGACC encodes:
- a CDS encoding helix-turn-helix domain-containing protein — its product is MFSTSLPASCEGEGLKDLSLMKLFEYWKDRKWPEILNLQLWQEELSRKPFNLKQAAEYLGISTVTIRRWVKSGRLSACKAGWAYIFEVKELKALKKPISPHPILDHWPGLNLNGEERRHYEIGNYFP
- a CDS encoding enoyl-CoA hydratase/isomerase family protein; this translates as MGELVLRNDDNGLCTLRLNRPEKLNALNLEVFKDLRSHVDDLAKQFDTIGCVVLRGNGRCFSAGHDLAAIGAGEESESRRFQPETVTLLANLPQPVIAAVHGHCYTGALELALAGDIILAAQSARFADTHGKWALTPIWGMSQRLPRRVGIAKAKEMMFTTKTVTGEEAVAMGLANLCVPDENFDAEIGSLARSILATSWFSNRANKRLLEFTDGMSLHDGLRHEFDLNEGVGPDVVERILSFGKKG
- the cysC gene encoding adenylyl-sulfate kinase, with protein sequence MTEQKATNVIWHEHLVKREDRETLLGQQGVLLWFTGLSASGKSTIANEVAFQLHRRGKLTYLLDGDNVRHGLNKNLGFSPADREENIRRVSEVGKLFVDAGIITFTAFISPYRKDRDDARALFRENRFVEVYMKASVETCEGRDPKGFYKKAKAGEIKDFTGVSAPYEEPLQPEIILESDRMTIDEEVAEIMGYLLARRII
- a CDS encoding alpha/beta hydrolase, coding for MKLEIISHEPKEVSRPTPILFVHGAWHGAWCWKENFLSYFAEKGYSAHALSLRGHGKSEGPAHYSLMRIADYVADVAQVVGQLLEKPVLIGHSMGGLVVQKYLEEQTVPAAVLLASVPVKGVLQTTLRIARRHPLAFLKANLFWSLYPIVGTAELAREAFFSADIPPDRLNKYFNLLQDESYLAFLDMMLFNLPNPEKVSTDLLILGAEDDSIFLPDEIEATAKAYKKRPEIFKGMAHDMMLENKWPAVADRIIEWLGEKGI
- a CDS encoding acetyl-CoA hydrolase/transferase family protein, producing MKKVKVEEAVNSKNIRPGDRIYCSGNAATPQVLLKQLWEDTGIRDVEMLSVLLLGDIGPLFEEEACERITHRIIFNGDHSRKAVNEGKARYQILHLSDIPRQLKKHLKPDVVLLTVAGPDNGGNYSLGTTVEAVLAAVYTAKENNGIVIAERNHRMPFVLGTTIHETDIDFIVDSDYDLPLSPVKEPDERARKIADIISALFITDGCTLQYGIGEVPEAVTEAIIRKGTKDLGIRTELFSDAMRKLVENDLVTNRYLTNRFSIATIFLSGSREGYHWYDNNSSLQSRPADRTNGILHIASEHKMVAINSAIGVDLHGNIWADSLQARNIYSGVGGQADFLRGAYLSEGGVPIIAMKSTTHGLSKIVDKSPEGITTTAIPADPVVIVTEYGAFDPRGLSITEHAVGIAYLAAPEHREKLLRHIFESNVFNKPASVLRGGRPKGFIPYEAI